Sequence from the bacterium genome:
TCGTGCGCTTCGCGTTCCCGAAGCGGGACGAGACGTTCGCGGAGGTTCGCCGCCGCCTCGCGGCGCTGCGTCCGCGCGCGGCGGTGCCGGCTTCGATGACCTCGTTGCCGGCGAGCCCGGCGAACGCCGGTCCGCCGGCGGAGGGCGGGGGCGGAGCGGGCGCGTGACCGACGGCACCGCGCCGACCCATTCGGGTTCAGCCCCGGGCCCGGCGGTTGCCCCGCCGGGCCCGGCGGCCTCATGGGCCGCCTACCGGGCCGAGTTTCCGATCTTCGAGCGCGCGACGTACCTGAATACGTGCTCGCTCGGTGCCCTGGGCGGCCGAGTTCGCACCGCCGTCGGCCGCTTCCTCGATCTCTGGGACGAATCGGGGGCCTCGGCGTGGTACGGTCCGTGGTGGCAGGAGCTCGATGCGCTGCGCGGATCGTTCGCGCAGGTGATCGGCGCCGCGCCCGAGGAAGTGGCGCTCGCGCCGTCGATCACGGGCGCCATCACCGCGGTCGCGAGCTGCTTCGACTATTCGGCGCGCCCGCGCGTGATCGTCTCGGACATCGACTTTCCGACCATTCCGTATCAGTGGTTGCCGCGCCGCGGCGTGGAGGTGGCCTACGCCGCGAGTCCCGACGGGCTCTCGGTGCCGCTCGAGACGTTTGAGCGCCTGATCGACGAGCGGACGCAGCTCGTCGTCGCCTCCCACGTGTACTTTCAGAGCGGCGAGATCCAGGACGTCGCCGCGCTCGCGCGGCTCGCGCACGCGCGGGGCGCCTTGCTGTTGGTCGACGCCTACCAGTCGGTCGGCCAGCTCCCGGTGGACGTGCACGCGCTCGGCGTCGACTTTCTGGTGACCGGCGGGCTGAAGTGGCTGCTCGGCGGCCCGGGGATCGCCTACCTCTATGTGCGGCGCGACCTGTACCGCGGGCTCGCGCCCTCGGTTGTGGGCTGGTTTGCGCACGGACGGCAATTCGCGTTCGACACGCGGCGGTTCGAGTACGCGGACGACGCGCGTCGCTTTCAGGCCGGGACCCCCTCGGTCGCGGCGATCTACGCGGCCCGGGCGGGCCTCGACTACGTGCACGAGATCGGGCCGGCCGCACTGCGCGCGCGCCAGATCGCGCTGCTCGCCGACCTGGCCGGCGGACTGGGCGAGATCGGCGTTCCGGCGCGGATGCGGCGGACGGTACAGGATCTTGCCGGAATCCTCACCGTTCCGGTCGCGGATCCACCGGCCGCCGTCGCAGCGCTCCGCGCCGAACGCGTGATCGTCGATGCGCGGCCCGGCGTGATCCGGCTGTCTCCGTACTTCTATAATAACGCCGAGGACCTCGAGCGGACCCTCGCCGCGCTGCGCCGGCATCTCGCGTAGGTCGCCGGGATGCGGGCACTGGTCCAGCGCGTGCGGCGGGCCGCCGTGTACGCGGCGGATCCGGTCGGTGATCTCGAGCCGCTGGGGCGGATCGCCCGCGGATTTGCGGTGCTGCTCGGGGTCAGCCGCTCGGACGGCCCCGCGGAGGCGTGCGCGCTCGCCGGCCGTGTCGCGGCGCTTCGGATCTTCGACGACGAAGCCGGGCGCCTCAATCGGTCGATCACGGACGTCGGCGGCGAGGTCTTGAGCGTGCCGCAGTTCACGCTTTACGCCGATACGTCGGGCGGCCGGCGGCCGAGCTTCGGGGAGGCGGCGCCGCCCGAGCAGGCCGAGCCTCTGTACCGGCTGTTCAACGAGACGCTGGCGGCCGCGGGCGTACGTGTCGTGCCGGGCCGTTTTCGAACGCATATGCTCGTGGAAATCCACAACGACGGACCGGTGACGGTCATGCTGGAGACGGAGCGCCGGGCGAAGTGAACGAGAGGCCGACCGGGTGGGAGCTGATCGGGGCCGGCATCGCGATCGGCGGAACGAGCGTGTGGGCGCTCGCCGCGGCCGCGCGCATCGGAGTGCTGCGCGCGCTGCTGGACGTCTTCCCGCGCGCATCCTGGGACGCCGTCACCTGGGTGCTGATCCCGGCGCTGTTGCTCGTGCCGATCGTGATCCAGGGCACGGCCGTGGCGGCCCTCAGCCGACGCACCTCCGCGATGATGCCGGGCGCCGGTGCCGCGGCTGCGGGCTCGCTCGCCGCGCTCGCCGTATTCGGCGCGGCACTGCTGATCGGCCTGCGCCAGCTGCCGCGCGACGTCCAAGTGTGGCTCGGCCGCGCGGCGCCGGAGGCGCTCATCATCGGGTTCACGGGCGCGGTCCTGGCCGGATGGCTCCTCGTCGTCGCCCGTCTTGCGCGCGCGGCGTGGCTGCGCCGGGCCGCGACGCCCCTCGCGGCGGTCGTGGTCGCGGTCGCGTGGATCCGGGCGCATCACACCGTCGTCGCGCTCAGCTACGTGCTCGACCGGCCCGAGGCGAACGGCTTTTTCGCGGCGGTCGCGGTGGGGGGCGCCGTCGGCTCGGCCTGGGCGGCGCGGCGCGGAGGGGCCCATGGAGCTTAGGGTCCCCCGCGGCATGCAGGACGTCCTGCCCGAGGACACCGGCCGGTGGCAGCGGGTCGAGGCGCGGATGCGCGACCTCGCGGGCCGGTACGGGTACCGCGAGATCCGCACACCGATCGTGGAGCACACGGAGGTCTTCCAGCGCGGCGTCGGCGCCGGGACCGATATCGTCGACAAAGAGATGTACACGTTCGAAGATCGGGGCGGACGCAGCCTGACGCTGCGCGCCGAGGGCACCGCGCCCGTCGTGCGCGCCGTCCTCGAGCACAACCTCGCGGCCCAGGCGCCTCCCGTGCGGGTATACTACATCTGCCCGATCTTCCGCTACGATCGGCCCCAGGCCGGCCGCTATCGCCAGCACACGCAGTTCGGCGCGGAAGTGATCGGCGCCCCCGCGCCCGCCGCGGACGCGGAGGTCCTGAGCCTGGCCGTGCGTCTGACGGAGGCCGTCGGCCTGCGGGGCCTCGACGTGCGCCTCTCGAGCGTCGGCGACGCCAAGTGCCGGCCGCACTACGAAGACGTGCTGCGCGCCTACTACGCGCCGCGCCTCGACGAACTCTGCGACGACTGCCGGCGGCGCTACGACACCGCGCCGATGCGCCTCTTGGACTGCAAGCGCGAGCACGACCGCGAGATCGCGGCCGGCGCGCCGCGCATCCTCGATTACCTCTGCGACGAGTGCCGGGCGCACTTTGCCGGCGTGCGCGCGCATCTGGAGGCGATGGGCATCTCGTACACCGTCGATCCGATGATCGTGCGCGGCCTGAACTACTACACCCGCACGGCGTTCGAAGCGATGTCGGGGGCGCTCGGGGCGCAGAACGTCGTGTTCGGGGGCGGTCGGTACGACGGGCTCGCCGAGCAGATGGGCGGCCCGCCGACGCCCGGCGTGGGATTCGGCATGGGCATCGAACGGCTGCTGATCGTGTTGGACGCCGCGGGCACCCGGCCCTCCGCGGATCACGGCGTCGATCTCTTCATCGCGACGGCGGGGACGGGGAGCCCGCAGGCGCTCGCGATCGCGGACCGGCTGCGCGGCCGGGGCCTGAGCGTGACGGCGGACGTGATGGGGCGGGGCCTGCGGAGCCAGATGCGGCAGGCCGACCGCGCCGGCGCGGCCTGGGTGCTGCTGCTCGGCGAAGACGAGGTCAAGCGCGGCGCCGCGATTCTTCGCGAGATGGCGTCCGGCGAACAGGCGGAAGTCCCGCTCGACCGCGTC
This genomic interval carries:
- the dtd gene encoding D-aminoacyl-tRNA deacylase, encoding MRALVQRVRRAAVYAADPVGDLEPLGRIARGFAVLLGVSRSDGPAEACALAGRVAALRIFDDEAGRLNRSITDVGGEVLSVPQFTLYADTSGGRRPSFGEAAPPEQAEPLYRLFNETLAAAGVRVVPGRFRTHMLVEIHNDGPVTVMLETERRAK
- the hisS gene encoding histidine--tRNA ligase, which translates into the protein MELRVPRGMQDVLPEDTGRWQRVEARMRDLAGRYGYREIRTPIVEHTEVFQRGVGAGTDIVDKEMYTFEDRGGRSLTLRAEGTAPVVRAVLEHNLAAQAPPVRVYYICPIFRYDRPQAGRYRQHTQFGAEVIGAPAPAADAEVLSLAVRLTEAVGLRGLDVRLSSVGDAKCRPHYEDVLRAYYAPRLDELCDDCRRRYDTAPMRLLDCKREHDREIAAGAPRILDYLCDECRAHFAGVRAHLEAMGISYTVDPMIVRGLNYYTRTAFEAMSGALGAQNVVFGGGRYDGLAEQMGGPPTPGVGFGMGIERLLIVLDAAGTRPSADHGVDLFIATAGTGSPQALAIADRLRGRGLSVTADVMGRGLRSQMRQADRAGAAWVLLLGEDEVKRGAAILREMASGEQAEVPLDRVADEVPARIRAAGPPRGAAPGGAAEVAR
- a CDS encoding aminotransferase class V-fold PLP-dependent enzyme codes for the protein MTDGTAPTHSGSAPGPAVAPPGPAASWAAYRAEFPIFERATYLNTCSLGALGGRVRTAVGRFLDLWDESGASAWYGPWWQELDALRGSFAQVIGAAPEEVALAPSITGAITAVASCFDYSARPRVIVSDIDFPTIPYQWLPRRGVEVAYAASPDGLSVPLETFERLIDERTQLVVASHVYFQSGEIQDVAALARLAHARGALLLVDAYQSVGQLPVDVHALGVDFLVTGGLKWLLGGPGIAYLYVRRDLYRGLAPSVVGWFAHGRQFAFDTRRFEYADDARRFQAGTPSVAAIYAARAGLDYVHEIGPAALRARQIALLADLAGGLGEIGVPARMRRTVQDLAGILTVPVADPPAAVAALRAERVIVDARPGVIRLSPYFYNNAEDLERTLAALRRHLA